A stretch of the Aspergillus puulaauensis MK2 DNA, chromosome 6, nearly complete sequence genome encodes the following:
- a CDS encoding uncharacterized protein (COG:Q;~EggNog:ENOG410PHSG;~InterPro:IPR020946,IPR036188,IPR000960;~go_function: GO:0004499 - N,N-dimethylaniline monooxygenase activity [Evidence IEA];~go_function: GO:0050660 - flavin adenine dinucleotide binding [Evidence IEA];~go_function: GO:0050661 - NADP binding [Evidence IEA];~go_process: GO:0055114 - oxidation-reduction process [Evidence IEA]), whose product MAPRIKSVAIIGAGPAGAIAVDAFAQEQAFDRIRVFERREKAGGCWIYDNDEPPPLTDFDALSSRTADAPVNAPGSLPGYFPRSSQHRFDDTPVYPALEANIDSGIMQYSQEPIPEVRSKASVALHGQDTPFRHHTVIQRYIESLLNRKGYNRLVEYSTTVENAEKGASDGKWVLTLRKQVPGLEKDYWWQEEFDALVVATGHYSVPYVPVIKGLKEFAAEVPGSVLHTKGFREPETYRGKRVVTVGASVSGADTAVSLTGIAQDPIYAVVRGKYNGYFGDEAFKHPQIQRKPPISHIDGQGSRRTVHFEDGTSVADVDHIILGTGYTWTLPFLPRVAVRNNRVPELYLHIFHQQDPTLAFIGAVAAGFTFKVFEWQSTLAARVFSGKAMLPSLQEQRDWEAKRIEERGDGVKFTLISPDFENYFELLRTLATHPKDGEPGRRLPKFDPAWVQQFAASHQRRINMWKRANEGAGQTGRVSKL is encoded by the exons ATGGCTCCTCGTATCAAAAGCGTCGCCATAATTGGCGCTGGTCCGGCCGGTGCGATTGCCGTGGATGCATTCGCCCAGGAACAGGCTTTCGATCGGATCAGGGTGTTTGAACGGCGAGAAAAGGCgggtggttgttg GATCTACGACAACGAcgaaccaccaccactaactGATTTCGACGCCCTTTCGTCTCGAACAGCCGATGCACCTGTCAATGCGCCAGGTTCTCTCCCGGGGTATTTCCCTCGGTCGAGTCAGCACCGTTTCGACGATACACCGGTTTATCCAGCCTTAGAGGCCAACATCGATTCTGGGATTATGCAATACTCCCAGGAACCCATTCCGGAAGTTCGAAGCAAGGCCTCGGTCGCGCTCCATGGGCAGGATACCCCGTTTCGACACCATACTGTTATCCAGCGGTATATTGAGTCGCTGCTTAATCGCAAAGGGTATAACCGACTTGTCGAGTATAGCACCACTGTTGAAAATGCCGAGAAGGGGGCTAGTGATGGGAAATGGGTGTTGACCCTCCGGAAACAGGTTCCggggctggagaaggattACTGGTGGCAGGAGGAGTTTGATGCATTGGTTGTTGCGACGGGGCATTATAGCGTGCCTTATGTTCCTGTTATCAAAGGACTGAAGGAgtttgcggcggaggtgCCGGGGAGTGTGCTGCATACGAAGGGATTCAGAGAGCCTGAAACGTACCGTGGGAAG CGAGTGGTTACAGTTGGCGCCTCAGTCTCCGGTGCTGATACCGCAGTGAGTCTGACTGGCATCGCTCAAGATCCAATCTACGCTGTGGTCCGGGGCAAATACAATGGATACTTCGGAGACGAAGCATTCAAGCATCCCCAGATTCAACGAAAGCCACCAATCTCGCACATTGACGGACAAGGCAGCAGGCGCACTGTTCACTTCGAGGACGGCACGTCGGTTGCGGACGTCGACCATATCATCCTTGGAACTGGCTATACCTGGACACTGCCATTCCTGCCGAGAGTTGCAGTTCGTAATAATCGAGTCCCGGAGTTGTATCTACATATCTTCCACCAGCAGGATCCGACGCTGGCATTTATTGGAgccgttgctgctggatTTACGTTCAAGGTTTTTGAATGGCAATCAACTCTTGCTGCCCGTGTGTTTTCCGGTAAAGCAATGCTGCCATCGCTCCAGGAACAACGGGATTGGGAAGCAAAGAGGATCGAAGAGAGAGGCGACGGTGTCAAGTTCACCCTGATCAGCCCGGACTTTGAGAACTACTTTGAGCTGCTGAGAACGCTGGCTACACACCCAAAAGATGGAGAACCAGGTCGACGACTGCCAAAGTTCGATCCAGCCTGGGTCCAGCAGTTTGCTGCAAGCCATCAGAGACGTATAAACATGTGGAAGCGAGCGAATGAGGGAGCAGGTCAGACTGGCAGAGTCTCAAAGCTGTAG
- a CDS encoding uncharacterized protein (COG:E;~EggNog:ENOG410PQ6R;~InterPro:IPR036264,IPR002933,IPR011650;~MEROPS:MER0003798;~PFAM:PF07687,PF01546;~go_function: GO:0016787 - hydrolase activity [Evidence IEA]): MSPKSDLLSTLNNTQSQIQFLQSLVRTPSPNPPGNTTAATTIITDYLHSQNISYNLISPDPSKPNIVSEFNGTAGDGPRIVLNGHIDTFPVDPNTPGWTRDPYSGAYSNGRIHGRGVVDMKSGTASLVLAYAALYAHRQFLSGSVALCVVSDEETGGKFGTKYLLQTEKDRWGGDVMLSAEPSGMSVRFSEKGTLRMGGVVACKGAHGAYLNLSKGAIRIATAFLNDVVRAVESIRPNPPPDIAKYMTDPDVLSAVDEAMGPGTSSIIGKPTVNIGTINGGVKVNMIPDYCEFELDTRLPVGLLAEEVMDVLDGIIADGKYSDASIELTKQDAASNPASFSTIDHPVIDLIKNNAEDIGGLRPSMIPSMGATDCKHYRYAGVPAYVYGCSPLSMASVNESASVDEFIHVTKVHALTVWDLLAGEL, translated from the exons ATGTCACCAAAGTCAGACCTTCTCTCAACCCTAAACAACACCCAATCCCAAATCCAATTTCTACAATCCCTCGTCCGAACCCCCTCCCCAAACCCCCCAGgcaacaccaccgccgcaacaacaatcatAACAGACTACCTTCATTCCCAAAATATCTCCTACAACCTCATCTCCCCAGATCCATCCAAACCAAACATTGTATCCGAGTTTAATGGAACCGCTGGTGATGGCCCCCGAATTGTGCTCAACGGCCACATCGACACATTCCCCGTCGACCCCAACACGCCAGGCTGGACCCGAGACCCATACTCGGGCGCCTATTCCAACGGCCGCATCCACGGCCGCGGCGTCGTCGATATGAAATCCGGCACTGCGTCGCTTGTTCTTGCGTACGCGGCGCTTTATGCGCACCGCCAGTTTCTATCTGGGAGTGTGGCACTGTGTGTTGTCTCCGATGAAGAGACTGGGGGGAAGTTCGGCACGAAGTATTTACTCCAAACGGAGAAGGACAGGTGGGGAGGGGATGTGATGCTCTCTGCGGAACCGTCGGGGATGAGTGTGCGGTTTTCGGAGAAGGGGACGTTGAGGatgggtggtgttgttgcttgtAAGGGGGCGCATGGGGCATATTTGAATTTGAG CAAAGGAGCTATACGCATAGCGACTGCTTTCCTGAATGATGTGGTTCGGGCAGTCGAGTCTATACGGCCGAATCCACCACCGGATATCGCAAAATACATGACGGACCCTGATGTTTTATCTGCGGTAGATGAGGCCATGGGTCCAGGGACCTCGTCTATCATCGGCAAGCCGACCGTCAATATCGGGACTATCAATGGTGGGGTTAAAGTGAACATGATCCCAGACTACTGCGAGTTCGAGCTCGATACCCGATTACCTGTTGGATTACTCGCTGAGGAAGTCATGGACGTGCTTGACGGCATAATCGCAGATGGGAAATACTCCGACGCAAGCATTGAATTAACGAAACAGGACGCAGCGAGTAACCCGGCTAGTTTCTCGACTATTGACCATCCTGTTATCGATCTGATTAAGAATAACGCGGAAGACATTGGTGGATTGAGGCCGTCTATGATTCCGTCTATGGGGGCTACGGATTGTAAGCATTATCGGTATGCTGGAGTGCCGGCGTATGTTTATGGATGTAGTCCGTTGAGTA TGGCGTCTGTGAACGAGTCGGCTTCTGTGGATGAGTTTATCCATGTTACCAAGGTGCATGCACTTACTGTGTGGGATTTACTGGCAGGTGAACTATAG
- a CDS encoding 5'-methylthioadenosine/S-adenosylhomocysteine nucleosidase family protein (COG:M;~EggNog:ENOG410PF7T;~InterPro:IPR000845,IPR035994;~PFAM:PF01048;~SECRETED:SignalP(1-21);~go_function: GO:0003824 - catalytic activity [Evidence IEA];~go_process: GO:0009116 - nucleoside metabolic process [Evidence IEA]) translates to MAIIVAGLLLLFAVLVLDALSRRLKESHLNSWGSTDLPHDNINAAEPGRYPMRLGATLSGGRAFCSLVPRPLAYKDYTVGWICALPIEMAAAKAMLDELHADLPANPSDENTYILGRICSHNVVVACLPTGIIGPTPAATVATQMLSTFRSIRFNLMVGIGGGIPGQADIRLGDVVVAKPTRDHGGGVQYDYPTTVKECTIKRTGMFSKPPRILLTALSKLQATHLLTGPRILSFLSEIESKYPLLASTLRPQGQDSLVRSKYHSRPPSIPIYRTCHKPQPQNSSDTHRERNAPKVHYGLIASGNQVIKDSRIRDHLARESNILCFEMEAAGLLDTFPCLVIRGVSDYADCNKNDAWQGYAAATAAAYAKELLSVIPRQQVEDAPLAVRDFQG, encoded by the coding sequence ATGGCCATTATCGTCGCTGGCCTGTTGCTTCTATTTGCAGTCTTAGTCCTAGACGCCTTGTCTAGACGCCTCAAGGAGTCTCATTTAAACAGCTGGGGCAGTACTGATCTCCCACACGACAACATCAACGCAGCGGAGCCCGGCAGATATCCTATGAGGCTTGGAGCCACCCTCAGTGGAGGGCGTGCGTTTTGTAGTCTTGTGCCAAGGCCCTTGGCATACAAGGATTATACGGTTGGCTGGATCTGTGCCCTTCCTATTGAGATGGCTGCTGCAAAGGCAATGCTTGATGAACTCCATGCCGACCTGCCAGCCAACCCATCCGACGAAAACACTTACATTCTCGGCCGGATATGCTCTCACAATGTCGTCGTTGCTTGCCTTCCTACCGGTATTATCGGACCCACGCCGGCCGCGACTGTCGCAACCCAAATGCTGTCAACATTTCGATCAATCCGCTTTAATCTCATGGTCGGTATCGGGGGTGGAATCCCCGGCCAGGCAGATATCAGACTGGGCGATGTCGTGGTGGCCAAACCCACCAGGGACCATGGCGGCGGCGTGCAATATGATTACCCTACAACAGTCAAAGAATGTACTATCAAGCGAACCGGAATGTTCAGCAAGCCGCCACGCATCCTCCTAACTGCTCTCTCAAAGCTCCAAGCGACTCATCTCTTAACTGGACCGCGGATCCTCAGCTTCCTCTCAGAGATAGAGTCGAAATACCCTCTACTAGCGTCGACCTTGCGACCTCAGGGCCAAGATAGCCTGGTACGCTCAAAATACCATTCTCGTCCACCATCAATCCCAATATACCGCACATGCCAcaaaccccagccccaaaaCAGCTCCGATACACACCGGGAACGAAACGCCCCAAAAGTCCACTACGGCCTCATTGCGTCTGGAAACCAGGTCATCAAAGACAGCAGAATCCGCGACCACTTGGCGCGCGAGTCTAACATTTTATgctttgagatggaggctgccGGGCTGCTGGATACATTCCCGTGTCTCGTTATCCGCGGTGTCTCGGACTACGCGGACTGCAATAAGAATGATGCCTGGCAGGGGTACGCGGCTGCCACTGCGGCTGCGTATGCAAAGGAGCTATTGTCTGTTATTCCGAGGCAGCAGGTTGAGGATGCGCCGTTGGCTGTTAGGGATTTCCAGGGGTGA
- a CDS encoding uncharacterized protein (COG:S;~EggNog:ENOG410PJJS;~InterPro:IPR021709;~TransMembrane:3 (i61-79o91-117i244-264o)): MADNNIAQGIRDEDLWRLIRRFDKQVGHVQSVPRTSQQLDLNRSAKEQFSPAKLQKTIERFYISVIVKCGLFFNHINQLRSWEDPRRTGTFFAVYLVAWLCDRLVPMLTGALLLMIFSPSTRSRIFPPISEAQAIPLKKDEKPAQPTQSNEAREGEAAEAEAAALVNNLTTSIAEPSEEPVQVETTDSGTLAITADGEDGKPKTSPAISVTLRILSDITDLCERLSNLFSPAPPFTLIVPRLRLAMILGSVCVVSLFLSGHMIVKSVALTIGLVFFGDPVLSRAVGFLDKNIPNWKEYMDIDKTLLKGVPTNAQLTLVLLRIGEMAASPIPAPPPPGAYKDQYPSQWQLWRRRTKAIDAAKKEEDGDDDASTLTRESTKDSESTTTDPSSPDGLKTKIKAKPKKWLRILKFARRAITTAIKGQIAYNRALALSGAGTKHYAKGLISAVLERNIALIAPPTLSNGPFVFEAKFERKRGTAVIDSAPRSVPTPDGEGEAGEGEEGETDTGPILYFTSRASAKLNMEDLRIDSQKADNIGFQVPISEITELRKTEGLGWKGKLVVQFAAGTEEAANEGLVIKGQDPEKTFHLTDMRGRNQLFNRLVAGGAQSWEMH; encoded by the exons ATGGCCGACAATAATATCGCCCAGGGCATCCGCGACGAGGACCTTTGGCGTCTCATCCGTCGTTTCGACAAG CAAGTCGGCCATGTCCAGTCTGTTCCCCGGACTTCGCAGCAGCTCGACCTGAATCGCTCAGCCAAGGAGCAGTTTTCACCTgcgaagctgcagaagacaATTGAGAGATTCTATATCTCTGTAATCGTCAAATGCGGTCTCTTTTTCAACCATATTAACCAGCTGCGCTCATGGGAGGATCCCCGCCGGACGGGGACCTTCTTTGCT GTATATCTTGTCGCATGGCTATGCGATCGTCTCGTTCCGATGCTCACTGGCGCTCTGCTGCTCATGATCTTCTCCCCGTCCACCCGATCGCGCATTTTCCCGCCCATCTCAGAGGCGCAAGCTATTCCCCTTAAAAAGGATGAAAAGCCAGCGCAACCCACTCAATCAAATGAAGCGCGTGAAGGCGAagcagctgaagctgaagccgcAGCCCTGGTCAATAACCTCACGACCTCAATCGCAGAGCCCTCCGAGGAGCCAGTTCAAGTCGAGACGACCGACTCGGGAACTCTCGCCATCACagccgacggcgaggatggaaaACCCAAGACTTCTCCGGCTATTAGTGTTACACTGCGTATTCTAAGTGATATCACGGATCTCTGTGAGCGGCTTTCCAA TCTCTTCTCGCCAGCACCGCCTTTTACTCTGATTGTGCCTCGTCTGCGTCTAGCTATGATTCTAGGCTCTGTATGTGTGGTGTCTCTATTCCTGTCCGGCCATATGATCGTCAAGTCGGTGGCACTCACAATCGGTCTCGTATTCTTCGGCGACCCAGTCCTCAGTCGCGCAGTCGGGTTCCTAGACAAGAACATTCCAAACTGGAAAGAGTATATGGATATTGACAA AACCCTCCTCAAAGGCGTCCCCACAAACGCCCAGCTaaccctcgtcctcctccgcatcggCGAAATGGCAGCAAGTCCCATCCCAGCACCCCCGCCACCGGGCGCCTACAAAGACCAGTACCCATCGCAATGGCAGCTGTGGCGGCGACGAACCAAGGCCATCGACGCcgcaaagaaggaagaggacggcgacgacgacgcctCAACCCTCACCAGGGAAAGCACCAAGGATAGCGAAAGTACTACAACCGACCCATCCTCCCCTGACGGTCTCAAGACAAAAATCAAAGCCAAACCGAAGAAATGGCTGCGCATACTGAAATTCGCCCGCCGGGCCATCACAACAGCGATTAAAGGCCAGATCGCGTATAACCGGGCGCTGGCACTATCCGGGGCCGGGACGAAACACTATGCCAAGGGGTTGATATCGGCGGTGCTAGAGAGGAATATTGCCCTTATTGCCCCGCCGACGTTGAGTAACGGGCCGTTTGTGTTTGAGGCGAAGTTTGAGAGGAAACGCGGGACTGCTGTTATTGATTCTGCGCCGAGGTCTGTTCCAACACCAGATGGTGAAGGGGAAGcaggggaaggggaggagggagagacaGATACAGGACCGATATTATACTTCACCTCCCGCGCATCCGCAAAACTCAACATGGAAGATCTGCGCATCGACAGCCAAAAGGCCGATAATATAGGGTTCCAGGTCCCGATTAGTGAGATCACAGAGCTGAGGAAGACGGAGGGGCTGGGGTGGAAGGGCAAGCTGGTTGTGCAGTTTGCGGCGGGGACGGAGGAGGCTGCGAATGAGGGCCTTGTTATTAAAGGACAGGATCCGGAGAAGACGTTCCATCTTACGGATATGCGGGGCAGGAATCAGTTGTTCAATCGCCTTGTTGCGGGCGGTGCGCAGTCTTGGGAGATGCATTGA
- a CDS encoding endo alpha-1,4 polygalactosaminidase (CAZy:GH114;~COG:S;~EggNog:ENOG410PJDR;~InterPro:IPR017853,IPR004352,IPR013785;~PFAM:PF03537;~SECRETED:SignalP(1-18);~go_function: GO:0003824 - catalytic activity [Evidence IEA]) has product MKLLALFTALTGLALTTALPAIPVTRTTKEIWQPPVGASWQIVLSGALIDQSSSASIYDIDLFENPASTISSLHAQNKKVICYFSAGTYEDWRPDAKSFSKSDIGSPLDDWEGESWVDLRSKNVRQIMKKRLDMAVEKGCDGVDPDNVDAYGNGHGGFNLQQSDSVDYLNWLSGEAHARGLAIGLKNAGAIIDDVLPNMQWAVNEQCTEWDECGDFMPFVDAGKPVFHIEYPKGDETDDEVMVRGRKKEEACEFDGARRFSTLIKNMKLDHWVQEC; this is encoded by the coding sequence ATGAAGCTCTTAGCCCTCTTCACGGCCCTCACAGGCCTAGCCCTGACCACCGCTCTCCCCGCCATCCCCGTCACACGCACCACCAAAGAAATCTGGCAACCCCCCGTAGGAGCCAGCTGGCAAATCGTCCTCTCCGGCGCGTTGATCGACCAGTCCAGCTCTGCCTCCATCTACGACATCGACCTCTTCGAGAACCCCGCctccacaatctcctccctccacGCCCAGAACAAGAAGGTCATCTGCTACTTCTCCGCAGGGACCTACGAGGACTGGCGCCCCGATGCCAAATCCTTCTCCAAATCAGACATCGGATCCCCGCTGGACGACTGGGAGGGCGAGAGCTGGGTGGACCTGCGCTCGAAGAATGTACGCCAGATCATGAAGAAGCGTCTTGACATGGCCGTGGAAAAGGGCTGCGACGGCGTCGATCCCGACAATGTCGACGCATACGGGAATGGCCATGGCGGGTTTAATCTGCAGCAGTCCGACTCGGTGGATTACCTGAACTGGCTTTCTGGGGAAGCTCATGCCCGTGGACTGGCGATTGGGCTGAAGAATGCGGGGGCGATTAttgatgatgttcttccCAATATGCAGTGGGCTGTTAATGAGCAGTGTACGGAGTGGGATGAGTGTGGGGATTTCATGCCCTTCGTTGATGCGGGCAAGCCGGTTTTTCATATTGAGTATCCGAAGGGGGATGAGACGGATGATGAGGTTATGGTtagggggaggaagaaggaggaggcgtgTGAATTTGATGGGGCGAGGAGGTTCTCGACCCTGATTAAGAATATGAAGCTGGATCATTGGGTGCAGGAGTGTTGA
- a CDS encoding uncharacterized protein (COG:G;~EggNog:ENOG410QDHR;~InterPro:IPR020846,IPR011701,IPR036259;~PFAM:PF07690;~TransMembrane:12 (i35-52o82-99i106-124o130-153i165-186o198-220i281-297o317-336i348-368o374-395i407-427o439-463i);~go_function: GO:0022857 - transmembrane transporter activity [Evidence IEA];~go_process: GO:0055085 - transmembrane transport [Evidence IEA]), producing the protein MWIESPKIESSQYESDVAVGRDWTPGEERRARTKVDFSVLPLLTFGMIMFQLDRMNVASALTGGFADDIGVNQNTINLGNQLMFLGIIVLEIPSNMLLQKIGPSKWIPAQVFVFGLIATLQVLLRNRGGFLATRMLLGLAEAGYIPGSIYTLSTWYTPQELGRRVAILFFGMFGGNAISPLIGAGILKLHGQGSLSGWQYIFLIEGIATMVVAVLLLIVLPTSPQSPRPLFFNGLIRFSDREQHILTARLGIDKTPSANHNARAGIPFSTVRKALLNYRRWPHFVSTACVFATWSPLTTYTPSIIMSLGFTRVQANALSAIGAFLTLPIVFFFAWVSDRTKKRGLTVITAICCYLAVLIVARCVLPAAPKWSRFGMWTVVNAFAVCYHPVHNVWVQLNCTDTAERSIGISMWVMSAICGLLAGTQIFRADDSPTYLRGLIIMIGLVSGGLVLAISQELIYLVLNSRQRRRGGKELYTP; encoded by the exons ATGTGGATTGAGTCACCAAAGATTGAGTCCAGCCAGTATGAATCCGATGTGGCCGTTGGCCGGGATTGGACTCCCGGGGAAGAACGCCGCGCACGCACCAA GGTTGATTTCTCGGTTCTCCCCCTGCTCACATTCGGCATGATCATGTTCCAGCTCGATCGCATGAACGTGGCCAGCGCCTTGACTGGAGGTTTCGCCGACGATATTGGCGTTAACCAGAATACCATCAATTTAGGGAATCAGTTGATGTTTCTGGGTATTATCGTTTTGGAGATCCCGTCAAATATGCTTCTTCAGAAG ATCGGCCCTAGCAAATGGATTCCAGCACAAGTATTCGTCTTCGGCCTCATTGCAACTTTACAAGTTCTGCTGCGGAATAGAGGAGGCTTCCTGGCTACGCGTATGTTGCTGGGTCTGGCTGAAGCAGGGTACATCCCAGGTTCAATTTATACACTGTCCACCTGGTATACGCCTCAAGAACTGGGGCGCCGAGTGGCAATTCTGTTCTTTGGAATGTTCGGAGGAAATGCGATTTCTCCGCTCATTGGGGCTGGCATTCTAAAGCTGCATGGACAGGGGAGCCTGTCGGGCTGGCAGTATATCTTCCTCA TTGAGGGAATTGCGACAATGGTAGTCGCTGTActtctcctcatcgtccttcCAACAAGTCCCCAAAGCCCTAGgcctctcttcttcaacggaCTCATTCGCTTCTCGGACAGAGAGCAGCACATCCTCACAGCTAGGCTGGGAATTGACAAAACACCATCCGCAAACCACAATGCCCGCGCTGGAATCCCATTCTCAACCGTGCGAAAAGCACTCCTCAACTACCGCCGCTGGCCTCACTTCGTCTCGACAGCTTGCGTCTTCGCGACATGGAGCCCTCTGACAACCTACACCCCAAGCATAATCAT GTCCCTCGGCTTCACGCGCGTGCAAGCCAACGCCCTAAGCGCAATCGGCGCATTCCTAACACTCCCCATCGTATTCTTCTTCGCGTGGGTGAGCGATCGGACCAAGAAGCGCGGCCTTACCGTTATAACGGCAATCTGCTGCTACCTGGCTGTCCTGATCGTGGCGAGATGCGTTCTTCCTGCTGCGCCCAAGTGGAGCAGGTTTGGGATGTGGACGGTTGTTAATGCCTTTGCGGTGTGTTATCATCCTGTGCATAATGTTTGGGTGCAGTTGAATTGCACGGATACGGCGGAGAGGAGTATTGGTATCTC GATGT GGGTGATGAGTGCGATATGCGGTCTTCTAGCAGGAACCCAGATATTCAGGGCGGATGATTCTCCAAC ATACCTCAGAGGTCTGATTATCATGATTGGGTTGGTCTCTGGCGGGCTGGTGTTGGCTATCTCACAGGAGTTGATTTATCTTGTGTTGAATTCTCGCCAAAGACGTAGAGGAGGTAAGGAATTGTATACCCCATGA